The following proteins are co-located in the Herpetosiphon gulosus genome:
- a CDS encoding DUF2085 domain-containing protein, with translation MNERDLNRLVLEKAKQQVEARKAEREVMVQEARKPKPLPERDERPALWGLIGVLITLTIAGLFLIPGNFTEKLSWVVHGVCSKEHTLSLGGTMMPLCQRNTGLYSGFLATIITLSLLGRGRAAKLPPLAIGIVLVLSVAWMGSDGFNSLLLDIGNYNLYTPQPILRILSGLAMGISMGSMILFAFNVSVRANARYDQQIIGSWRDYAILVAVAVCLFVLTQLASPFIAYPLAIFSTVGILSVMFIVNIMIIAMITRSENTVVRLSQLAQPAIFASFMTAAEFGLLAWLRIIMERSVA, from the coding sequence ATGAATGAGCGTGATCTCAATCGTTTAGTGCTTGAAAAGGCCAAGCAACAAGTTGAAGCCCGTAAAGCCGAGCGCGAAGTTATGGTTCAAGAGGCCCGCAAACCCAAGCCCTTGCCCGAACGCGATGAACGTCCAGCCTTATGGGGCTTGATCGGGGTGTTAATCACATTAACGATTGCTGGGCTATTTTTAATTCCCGGCAATTTCACCGAGAAACTCAGTTGGGTCGTACATGGAGTTTGCTCGAAGGAGCATACCCTAAGCCTTGGGGGCACGATGATGCCACTCTGCCAGCGCAATACTGGCTTGTACAGTGGCTTTTTGGCCACAATCATCACCCTCAGTTTATTGGGCCGTGGTCGTGCCGCCAAACTGCCACCCTTGGCGATTGGGATTGTATTGGTTCTGAGTGTGGCTTGGATGGGCAGCGATGGCTTTAATTCGCTGTTGCTCGATATTGGCAACTACAATCTCTACACGCCGCAGCCAATTTTACGCATCCTCTCAGGCTTGGCCATGGGCATTAGTATGGGTTCGATGATTTTATTCGCCTTTAATGTCAGTGTGCGAGCCAATGCCCGTTACGATCAACAAATTATTGGCAGTTGGCGCGATTACGCGATTTTAGTGGCGGTGGCAGTTTGTCTATTTGTGCTGACCCAACTGGCCTCGCCGTTTATTGCCTATCCGTTGGCAATTTTCAGCACGGTCGGCATTTTAAGTGTTATGTTTATCGTCAACATTATGATCATCGCCATGATCACCCGTAGCGAAAATACAGTTGTGCGTTTGAGCCAACTGGCGCAGCCAGCGATTTTTGCTAGCTTTATGACCGCTGCTGAGTTTGGGTTGTTGGCATGGCTGCGGATCATTATGGAACGTTCTGTCGCTTAG
- a CDS encoding alpha/beta fold hydrolase, whose translation MPQAAINGITLNYEVAGQGAPLLLIMGLGGTTDGWRKELPFLTKHFQVLYYDNRGVGKTTAPTDFTAYSMEHFAADAIGLLDHLGIERAHVWGVSMGGMIAQHVALNYPERVQGLVLGCTLPHYASEPTNIPALPDEFHAEASNLAPEAWVLELMLSGTQKTAHEVMQDSVRFNFAPAFVETHPEVIEEYIEVGMQNHGPAHGFMGQWSAIMNHSTIERLSKLQHPTLVQHGDADVLVPIGNGRLLAHIIPNAEFQLIPGSGHCYFIEQPELASQGVQAFLQSL comes from the coding sequence ATGCCCCAGGCAGCAATCAATGGCATCACGCTTAATTATGAAGTCGCTGGGCAAGGCGCACCCTTGCTCTTGATTATGGGATTGGGCGGCACAACTGATGGGTGGCGCAAGGAACTACCGTTCTTAACCAAACATTTTCAGGTGCTCTATTACGATAATCGTGGGGTCGGGAAAACCACTGCTCCCACCGATTTCACCGCCTATAGCATGGAGCATTTTGCTGCCGATGCGATTGGATTGTTAGATCATCTAGGAATTGAGCGGGCCCACGTTTGGGGTGTTTCGATGGGTGGCATGATCGCCCAACATGTGGCTTTAAATTATCCTGAACGCGTACAAGGCTTGGTTTTGGGCTGCACACTGCCACATTACGCCAGCGAACCCACCAATATTCCAGCCTTGCCCGACGAGTTTCATGCTGAAGCCAGCAACCTCGCCCCCGAAGCCTGGGTTTTAGAATTGATGCTGAGTGGCACGCAAAAAACCGCCCACGAAGTCATGCAAGATAGTGTGCGCTTTAATTTTGCCCCCGCCTTTGTTGAAACTCACCCCGAAGTGATCGAGGAATATATTGAGGTGGGAATGCAGAATCATGGGCCAGCCCATGGCTTTATGGGCCAATGGAGCGCAATTATGAACCATAGCACGATCGAGCGTCTGTCCAAACTCCAGCATCCCACGTTGGTGCAGCATGGCGATGCCGATGTTTTGGTGCCGATTGGCAACGGTCGGTTGCTGGCACATATCATTCCCAATGCTGAATTTCAGCTCATTCCTGGCAGCGGCCATTGCTATTTTATCGAGCAGCCAGAGCTAGCCAGCCAAGGTGTGCAGGCCTTTCTGCAAAGCCTCTAA
- the lysA gene encoding diaminopimelate decarboxylase: MEHAEVRRMPNAHVWPISASVVHDRLQIAGCDLVALAAEYATPLYLLDAETIRTIAMRYSAALRHAYGSNVSIHYASKALLNVGVARLVHSLGLGLDVVSGGELAIAQRAGMPLDHVHLHGNGTPPAELAQAVEAGIGRIVVDNLDQLKFLADYCAKRGTPQTILLRIAPDVAAGAHAHIRTGAASAKFGMPLEDGTAAEAVRLALQAPGLNLVGLHAHIGSQMRDWAALREMIGRLLAFADQQRRERSWLLTEFSPGGGLAVAYMPNEQAGDIETYANTIANAVRLGCQRYQIPLPRLIIEPGRSLVARAGVALYSVTGHKTVVDGSDYLHIDGGMGDNLRPSLYNAQYTAALVARPCAPPIAPVQLAGRFCESGDVLIREVALPAAEVGELVAVPVAGAYTLSMASAYNGVPRPALVLLDRGQATLIQRRETYADLMARDI; the protein is encoded by the coding sequence ATGGAACACGCCGAAGTTCGTCGCATGCCTAACGCCCATGTTTGGCCAATCAGTGCCAGTGTTGTTCATGATCGCTTGCAGATTGCTGGTTGCGATCTGGTGGCGCTGGCGGCTGAATATGCAACCCCGCTCTATCTGCTGGATGCTGAGACGATTCGCACGATTGCAATGCGCTACAGTGCAGCGTTACGCCATGCCTATGGCAGCAATGTCAGCATTCACTATGCCAGCAAAGCCTTGTTAAATGTGGGCGTGGCGCGATTAGTGCATTCTTTAGGCTTGGGGCTGGATGTGGTGTCAGGTGGCGAATTGGCAATTGCCCAACGTGCTGGAATGCCGCTCGACCATGTGCATTTGCACGGCAATGGTACACCACCAGCCGAATTAGCTCAAGCGGTCGAGGCTGGGATTGGCCGAATTGTGGTTGATAATCTTGATCAGCTTAAATTTTTGGCCGACTATTGCGCCAAACGGGGAACACCGCAAACGATTCTCTTGCGCATCGCGCCAGATGTGGCGGCGGGCGCACATGCCCATATTCGCACCGGAGCCGCCAGCGCTAAGTTTGGCATGCCACTAGAGGATGGCACTGCTGCCGAGGCGGTGCGCTTAGCTTTACAAGCACCAGGTCTGAATTTGGTTGGCTTACACGCCCATATTGGCTCGCAAATGCGCGATTGGGCCGCCTTGCGCGAGATGATCGGTCGGCTGTTGGCATTTGCCGATCAGCAACGGCGTGAGCGAAGTTGGCTCTTAACTGAATTCAGCCCAGGTGGTGGTTTGGCGGTGGCCTATATGCCCAACGAGCAAGCTGGCGATATCGAAACCTACGCCAATACCATTGCCAATGCTGTGCGTTTGGGCTGCCAACGCTATCAAATTCCGCTGCCGCGCTTGATTATCGAGCCTGGCCGATCGTTGGTGGCACGGGCAGGAGTGGCACTCTATAGCGTGACTGGGCACAAAACTGTGGTTGATGGTAGCGATTATTTGCATATTGATGGTGGAATGGGCGATAATTTGCGGCCTTCGTTGTACAATGCTCAGTATACCGCTGCGTTAGTTGCTCGTCCTTGTGCTCCGCCGATTGCGCCCGTGCAATTGGCCGGAAGGTTTTGTGAGTCGGGCGATGTCTTAATTCGGGAAGTGGCTTTGCCTGCTGCCGAGGTTGGCGAGCTTGTGGCAGTGCCTGTCGCGGGAGCCTATACACTCAGTATGGCCAGCGCGTATAATGGCGTGCCACGCCCAGCCTTGGTTCTGTTAGATCGCGGGCAGGCGACGCTCATTCAACGCCGCGAAACCTATGCCGATTTGATGGCGCGGGATATTTAG
- a CDS encoding AzlC family ABC transporter permease: protein MHPKYQAWFAGIKAEIPIVLGVVPFGVIYGVTALKLGLSPWLIQAMSTIIFAGSSQMIVAQLFGTGVPNVAIILTAAVVNLRHALYSASVAPYLQQLKRAWRVLLAYLLTDEAYAVAITGYQERNDPEYDHWYFFGAGFMLWFSWQLSTAIGLLVGSQIGTMPVLEIALALTFIGILVPTLRDKAVIGAAVTGASVAVLAAGLPYKLGLIVAAIVGIGVGLGLEGKRA, encoded by the coding sequence ATGCATCCAAAATATCAAGCCTGGTTCGCCGGAATCAAAGCCGAAATTCCGATCGTTTTAGGGGTTGTGCCATTTGGGGTAATTTACGGCGTAACTGCATTAAAACTCGGCTTATCGCCATGGCTCATCCAAGCCATGTCCACGATTATTTTTGCTGGCTCCTCGCAGATGATCGTGGCTCAATTGTTTGGCACAGGCGTGCCCAACGTGGCAATTATTTTGACTGCAGCGGTGGTCAATTTGCGCCATGCTTTGTATAGTGCCTCGGTTGCGCCATACCTACAACAGCTTAAACGCGCTTGGCGGGTGCTTTTGGCCTATCTGCTGACCGACGAGGCCTATGCAGTGGCGATTACCGGCTATCAAGAACGCAATGACCCTGAGTATGACCATTGGTACTTCTTTGGGGCAGGCTTTATGCTTTGGTTTTCGTGGCAGCTCAGCACAGCCATTGGCCTCTTGGTTGGGAGCCAAATTGGCACAATGCCAGTCTTGGAAATCGCCTTAGCCCTAACCTTCATTGGTATTTTAGTCCCGACTTTACGCGATAAAGCGGTGATTGGCGCAGCGGTAACCGGGGCGAGTGTGGCGGTGCTCGCGGCAGGCTTACCCTATAAATTGGGCCTGATTGTGGCAGCGATTGTGGGCATTGGGGTGGGCTTAGGGCTGGAGGGAAAACGGGCATGA
- a CDS encoding AzlD domain-containing protein: MSQWLTIVIIGLLTFGIRYSFIALFGNANVPEIIKRGLRFVPAAVLAAIIASELALNNSQIELFSPKMAAGGIAIIVAWYTRQVIPTLVAGFIVFLLLN, encoded by the coding sequence ATGAGTCAGTGGCTCACAATTGTGATTATCGGTTTGCTCACGTTTGGAATTCGCTACTCCTTCATTGCCTTGTTTGGCAACGCCAATGTGCCAGAGATCATCAAGCGTGGACTACGTTTTGTACCAGCAGCAGTATTGGCAGCAATTATTGCCAGCGAATTAGCTTTGAACAATAGCCAAATTGAGCTGTTTAGCCCCAAAATGGCGGCTGGGGGGATCGCGATCATCGTGGCGTGGTATACGCGCCAAGTCATACCAACCCTCGTAGCTGGTTTCATCGTATTTTTGTTGCTGAATTAG
- a CDS encoding HAMP domain-containing protein gives MRSSIRQRFGLGLIILVMVVGSANIIARWSLGKYRTDVEALIDQTIPQLDSLLRLQTSAQGITQNTLAFLQTKDDQYLLSRTGWVRETERLIGVMDGLTDDTNEPVQAAYVALRRSVQSIIEDTQTFIDRSATDDPRVIERRFDQVRDLNLSFDTRFKTYRDLVTEEGVQRRANISNNPLRYMNVLGFIGVIALIGMTILFHHMVFKPIRALQKTAQTVAAGDYAQRAEVKRLDEIGDVFVAFNHLLDSINNEQQALRDQVERVDQARHEAEIARSDAAAQLDTIQNQRAIIRSMSVPILPVGKRMLVVPLIGELGPQRLKTLQTNVLGRISTDRPRWIIIDVTGVPVIDNMVSQAFSELIDSVRLLGSEPMLVGIRPEVAQALVTTGMNFNSLVVEATLQAGIAYAERHS, from the coding sequence ATGCGTTCATCGATTCGTCAACGTTTTGGCTTAGGCCTGATCATTCTGGTGATGGTGGTAGGCAGTGCCAATATCATTGCTCGCTGGTCACTGGGCAAGTATCGTACTGATGTCGAGGCGCTGATCGATCAAACGATTCCGCAACTCGATTCATTGTTGCGGCTGCAAACCAGCGCCCAAGGCATCACCCAAAATACCCTCGCATTTTTGCAAACGAAAGATGATCAATATTTGCTTTCGCGAACTGGCTGGGTGCGCGAAACCGAGCGTTTAATTGGCGTAATGGATGGCTTAACTGATGATACCAATGAGCCAGTTCAAGCAGCCTATGTTGCTCTACGCCGCTCAGTTCAATCAATCATTGAAGATACCCAAACGTTTATTGATCGCTCTGCTACTGACGATCCCCGCGTAATCGAACGCCGCTTTGATCAAGTGCGCGATTTGAATTTATCGTTCGATACGCGCTTCAAAACCTACCGCGATTTAGTCACTGAAGAAGGCGTTCAGCGCCGCGCCAATATCTCCAATAATCCATTGCGCTATATGAATGTGCTAGGATTTATCGGGGTAATTGCGCTGATTGGAATGACGATCTTATTCCATCATATGGTCTTTAAGCCAATTCGCGCCTTACAAAAAACTGCCCAAACTGTTGCTGCTGGCGATTATGCCCAACGTGCCGAAGTTAAGCGCCTCGATGAAATTGGCGATGTGTTTGTGGCATTCAATCATCTGCTCGATAGCATCAACAACGAGCAACAAGCCTTGCGCGATCAGGTTGAGCGCGTCGATCAAGCTCGCCATGAGGCTGAAATTGCCCGCAGCGATGCCGCCGCTCAACTCGACACCATCCAAAATCAACGGGCAATTATTCGCTCGATGAGTGTGCCGATTTTGCCTGTTGGCAAGCGGATGTTGGTTGTGCCGCTCATCGGCGAGCTTGGACCACAACGCCTCAAAACGTTGCAAACCAATGTGCTTGGCCGCATCTCGACCGACCGCCCACGCTGGATTATTATCGATGTTACGGGTGTTCCGGTCATCGACAATATGGTGAGCCAAGCCTTCTCAGAACTAATTGATAGTGTGCGGCTTTTAGGCAGCGAACCAATGCTAGTTGGCATTCGGCCAGAAGTTGCCCAAGCCTTAGTCACCACAGGTATGAATTTCAATAGTTTGGTGGTTGAGGCAACGCTGCAAGCAGGCATCGCCTATGCCGAACGCCATAGTTAA